One window of the Mycobacterium xenopi genome contains the following:
- a CDS encoding NEW3 domain-containing protein yields the protein MRVLSAESTELFVGPPDAPLQLARITYTDCGQPTPVRVDGHGLAGEAVARPGHGVVEIPVAVDEPVVGRRRAARAHAAGVAVPFTFTVAEPGWTVFMISHFHYDPVWWNTQGAYTSVWQPDPPSRCRNGFELVRAHLEMARREPEYKFVLAEVDYLKPYWDTHPEDRADLRRLIADGRVEVMGGTYNEPNTNLTSAETTIRNFVHGSGFQRDVLGAAPATAWQLDVFGHDPQFPGMAADAGLTSSSWARGPHHQWGPMHSDAGLAGMQFCSEFEWIAPSGRGLLTHYMPAHYSAGWWMDESASLAEAEQATYRLFEELKQVALTRNVLLPVGTDYTPPNKWVTAIHRDWAARYTWPRFVCALPREFFAAVRAELDAHGLAPSPQTRDMNPIYTGKDVSFIDTKQANRAAETTVLDAEKFAVFAGLLAGADYPQAALAKAWVQLAYGAHHDAITGSESDQVYLDLLTGWRDAWELGRAVRDNSLALLSQAVSGDVVVWNSLAHKRTNVVTVRLDTPGRVFDADGDEMPAVVEPDGHSVTFLARDVPSLGWRAYRVLPCEVLSGWKPLSGNVIANEHYRLSVDPARGGGVSSWVHDGRELIAEGRVGNELALYEEYPSHPSAGEGPWHLLSKGPVVCSSSEASEVRAYHGPLGQRLVIRGRIGPLLRYTQTLTLWHGIARVDCRTRIDEFTGTDQLLRLRWPCPVAGAMPVSEVGDAVVGRGFALLHADGRAVDTARYPWTLDNPAYGWFGLSSAARVRVGDAVRAVSVAEVVSPTETTSGPLARALMIALVRAGVTATCSGADKSRYGHLGVDSNLPDTRVALGGPDQNVFTKAVLATAHPAYSAELDRQLEQTGRARVWVPAVAPLATAWVPGADLREPRALPVLVIAGRDDSDLAAAVAALTDDLADAEVVVSQQVPAQLPPFEARTVALLNRGVPSFAVDTDGTLHTALMRSCTGWPSGIWIDEPRRSAPDGSGFQLQHWTHDFDYALVAARGDWRHAALPARSAEFSHPLLAVPAGARTGRLPAIGSLLHVEPAGVVQLGALKAAGNPLARGRAKPVDPAVVAMRLVETHGSDTGVRVGSTLGTVSGVCSADLLEDRRPHQPASVLHGYQIATLTARLEMPQVLDAQAALGPEAEAAQPLYARYWLHNRGPAPLGGLPAVAYLHPHTVAAEPGSEVVLRLTVASDCTDTEVRGTLTLVCPHGWVAGPGQLPVTLRPGEYRETDVAVAMPPGTEAGLYPIRAQLRITGDGLPCAWRQVVEDVCTVAVDAPTGQRLVYLVDGPTDVELAAGACARLSVVVGTDAHAPLAIEAHLISPWGTWDWITPAACGAVLPARGTVSLGFDVTPPAGAAPGEWWALVRVGCAGQLLYSPAVKVRIR from the coding sequence ATGCGGGTGCTCTCCGCGGAGTCGACGGAGCTGTTCGTCGGACCGCCCGACGCGCCGCTGCAGCTGGCGCGCATCACCTACACCGACTGCGGCCAGCCGACCCCGGTCCGCGTCGACGGCCACGGCCTGGCCGGTGAGGCGGTGGCCCGGCCCGGCCACGGTGTCGTCGAAATCCCGGTCGCGGTCGACGAACCGGTCGTCGGGCGGCGCCGCGCCGCACGAGCGCATGCCGCGGGTGTGGCCGTGCCGTTCACCTTCACCGTCGCCGAGCCCGGCTGGACGGTGTTCATGATCAGCCACTTCCACTACGACCCGGTGTGGTGGAACACCCAGGGCGCCTACACCAGCGTCTGGCAGCCGGACCCGCCGAGCCGGTGCCGGAACGGCTTCGAGCTGGTGCGCGCACATCTGGAGATGGCCCGCCGCGAGCCCGAGTACAAATTCGTGCTCGCCGAAGTCGACTACCTCAAGCCCTACTGGGACACCCACCCCGAGGACCGCGCCGACTTGCGGCGACTGATCGCAGACGGCCGGGTGGAGGTGATGGGCGGCACCTACAACGAGCCCAACACCAACCTCACCAGCGCGGAGACCACGATCCGAAACTTCGTGCACGGCAGCGGATTTCAACGTGACGTGCTAGGCGCCGCACCGGCCACCGCGTGGCAGCTCGACGTGTTCGGCCACGACCCGCAATTTCCCGGCATGGCCGCCGACGCCGGGCTGACCTCGAGTTCGTGGGCGCGCGGGCCGCACCACCAGTGGGGGCCGATGCACAGCGACGCCGGGCTGGCCGGCATGCAGTTCTGCAGCGAATTCGAGTGGATCGCGCCGTCGGGGCGCGGCCTGCTCACCCACTACATGCCCGCACACTATTCGGCGGGCTGGTGGATGGACGAGTCGGCGTCGCTGGCCGAAGCCGAGCAGGCCACCTACCGGTTGTTCGAGGAGCTCAAGCAGGTCGCGCTCACCCGCAACGTGCTGTTGCCGGTCGGCACCGACTACACCCCGCCGAACAAGTGGGTCACCGCCATCCACCGCGACTGGGCGGCCCGCTACACCTGGCCGCGGTTCGTGTGCGCGCTGCCCCGGGAGTTTTTCGCCGCGGTGCGCGCCGAGCTGGACGCCCACGGCTTGGCGCCCTCGCCGCAAACCCGCGACATGAACCCGATCTACACCGGCAAGGACGTGTCGTTCATCGACACCAAACAGGCCAACCGGGCCGCCGAAACCACGGTCCTCGACGCCGAGAAGTTCGCCGTGTTCGCCGGGCTGTTGGCCGGCGCGGACTACCCGCAGGCCGCGCTGGCCAAGGCGTGGGTGCAGCTGGCTTACGGCGCCCACCACGACGCCATCACCGGCTCGGAGTCCGACCAGGTCTACCTCGACCTGCTCACCGGCTGGCGCGACGCGTGGGAACTCGGCCGGGCAGTACGAGACAACTCGCTGGCGCTGCTGTCACAGGCGGTCAGCGGCGATGTCGTAGTGTGGAATTCCTTGGCGCACAAGAGAACTAATGTGGTGACCGTTCGCTTGGACACTCCAGGCAGGGTTTTCGACGCCGACGGCGACGAGATGCCCGCGGTGGTCGAGCCCGACGGACACTCGGTGACGTTTCTGGCTCGCGACGTGCCCTCGCTCGGGTGGCGGGCCTATCGGGTCCTGCCCTGCGAGGTGCTGTCGGGCTGGAAGCCGTTGTCGGGCAACGTGATTGCCAACGAGCACTACCGGCTGAGCGTCGACCCGGCGCGCGGCGGTGGGGTGTCGTCTTGGGTTCACGACGGCCGCGAGCTGATCGCCGAGGGCCGGGTCGGCAACGAGCTTGCCCTCTACGAGGAATACCCGTCGCACCCGAGCGCGGGTGAAGGCCCGTGGCACCTGCTGTCCAAAGGCCCCGTTGTGTGCTCTTCGTCGGAAGCGTCCGAGGTGCGCGCCTATCACGGCCCGCTCGGGCAGCGGCTGGTCATCCGCGGCCGCATCGGCCCGTTGCTGCGCTACACGCAGACGCTGACCCTGTGGCACGGCATCGCGCGGGTGGACTGCCGGACCAGGATCGACGAGTTCACCGGCACCGACCAGTTGCTGCGGCTGCGCTGGCCGTGCCCGGTGGCGGGCGCCATGCCGGTCAGCGAGGTCGGCGACGCCGTCGTGGGCCGAGGCTTCGCGCTGCTGCACGCCGACGGCCGGGCGGTGGACACCGCACGATATCCCTGGACGCTGGACAACCCGGCCTACGGCTGGTTCGGGCTGTCCTCGGCGGCGCGGGTGCGGGTGGGGGACGCGGTGCGGGCGGTGTCGGTGGCCGAGGTGGTGTCGCCGACGGAGACGACGTCGGGTCCGCTGGCACGCGCGCTGATGATCGCGCTGGTGCGCGCCGGGGTCACGGCCACGTGCAGCGGCGCCGACAAGTCCCGCTACGGACACCTCGGCGTCGACTCCAACTTGCCGGACACTCGTGTCGCGCTGGGCGGCCCCGACCAAAACGTGTTCACCAAAGCGGTGCTGGCCACGGCCCACCCCGCCTACAGCGCCGAACTCGACCGTCAGCTCGAGCAGACCGGCCGGGCCAGGGTGTGGGTGCCCGCCGTCGCGCCGCTGGCCACGGCCTGGGTGCCCGGCGCCGACCTGCGCGAGCCACGGGCGCTGCCGGTGCTGGTGATCGCCGGCCGCGACGACTCCGACCTGGCCGCCGCGGTCGCGGCGCTCACCGACGACCTCGCCGACGCCGAGGTCGTCGTCAGCCAGCAAGTGCCCGCCCAGCTGCCGCCGTTCGAGGCGCGAACGGTGGCGCTGCTCAACCGCGGGGTGCCCAGCTTCGCCGTCGACACCGACGGCACCCTGCACACCGCGCTGATGCGCTCCTGCACCGGCTGGCCGTCGGGTATCTGGATCGACGAGCCGCGCCGCAGCGCGCCCGACGGCTCGGGCTTCCAACTCCAGCACTGGACCCACGACTTCGACTACGCGCTGGTCGCCGCCCGCGGCGACTGGCGACACGCCGCCCTCCCGGCCCGCAGCGCGGAGTTCTCCCATCCGCTGCTCGCCGTGCCGGCCGGCGCGCGCACCGGCCGGCTTCCCGCGATCGGGTCGCTGCTGCACGTCGAACCGGCGGGCGTGGTGCAACTCGGCGCGCTGAAAGCCGCCGGCAACCCGCTGGCCCGCGGGCGGGCAAAGCCCGTCGACCCCGCCGTCGTCGCCATGCGGCTGGTCGAAACCCACGGCAGCGACACCGGGGTCCGCGTCGGCTCGACGCTGGGCACGGTGTCAGGCGTGTGTTCGGCGGACCTGCTGGAAGACCGGCGGCCGCATCAGCCGGCCAGCGTGCTGCACGGCTACCAGATCGCCACGCTCACCGCCCGCCTCGAGATGCCCCAGGTGCTCGACGCCCAGGCCGCCCTGGGACCGGAAGCCGAAGCCGCGCAACCCCTTTACGCGCGCTACTGGCTGCATAACCGCGGCCCCGCCCCGCTCGGCGGGCTGCCCGCCGTCGCCTACCTGCACCCGCACACCGTGGCCGCCGAGCCGGGCTCCGAGGTGGTGCTGCGGCTGACCGTGGCCAGCGACTGCACCGATACCGAGGTGCGCGGCACCCTCACCCTGGTATGCCCGCACGGCTGGGTGGCCGGCCCCGGCCAGCTGCCGGTGACGCTGCGGCCCGGCGAATATCGGGAAACCGACGTGGCCGTAGCCATGCCCCCGGGGACCGAGGCAGGGCTCTACCCGATCCGCGCGCAACTGCGCATCACCGGCGACGGGTTGCCTTGCGCATGGCGACAAGTCGTGGAAGACGTGTGCACGGTCGCCGTCGACGCCCCAACCGGCCAGCGACTGGTGTACCTCGTCGACGGGCCGACCGACGTCGAACTCGCTGCCGGTGCGTGCGCGCGGCTGAGCGTCGTCGTCGGCACCGACGCGCACGCTCCCCTGGCGATCGAGGCCCATCTGATCAGCCCGTGGGGCACCTGGGACTGGATCACCCCGGCAGCCTGCGGCGCGGTCTTGCCCGCCCGCGGCACGGTCAGCCTCGGTTTCGACGTCACGCCACCGGCGGGGGCCGCGCCCGGCGAATGGTGGGCCCTGGTCCGGGTTGGGTGTGCCGGCCAGCTGCTGTACTCACCCGCGGTGAAAGTGAGGATCCGATGA
- a CDS encoding nucleotidyltransferase, with product MLREALRRAASALKAHGLLFALAGGYALWVHGAPEPVHDVDFVVAESDVEVAAATLAAAGFTIDRTPEDWLFKACADGAVVDVLHRINGVPVDAAMIRAARFEDVLAIRMPVLSATQVVVEKLCALTEHHCDFAALLPAMRAVREQVDWPQVRADTADNDFVVAFLVLTDRLGITV from the coding sequence ATGTTGCGCGAGGCGCTGCGGCGGGCGGCGTCGGCACTCAAGGCCCACGGGCTGCTGTTTGCCCTGGCCGGCGGGTACGCGCTGTGGGTGCACGGCGCACCGGAGCCGGTGCACGACGTCGATTTCGTGGTCGCCGAGTCGGATGTCGAGGTGGCGGCGGCGACGCTGGCCGCCGCCGGGTTCACGATCGACCGCACGCCCGAAGACTGGCTGTTCAAGGCCTGCGCCGACGGTGCGGTGGTGGATGTGCTGCACCGGATCAACGGAGTGCCGGTCGACGCCGCCATGATCCGGGCGGCCCGTTTCGAGGACGTGTTGGCAATCCGCATGCCGGTGCTGTCCGCGACGCAGGTGGTGGTGGAGAAGTTGTGCGCGCTGACCGAACACCACTGCGACTTTGCGGCCCTGCTGCCCGCTATGCGCGCCGTCCGCGAACAAGTCGACTGGCCGCAAGTGCGCGCCGACACCGCCGACAACGACTTCGTGGTGGCGTTTTTGGTGCTCACCGATCGGCTGGGCATTACTGTCTAG
- a CDS encoding DinB family protein, with product MPALAPPVADERDALHQYLAYHQSAFLAVSYGLTDEQARATPTVSALSIGGLIKHATGVQRHWMARVAAAPGSPPTDTLPFAEAARSYQGEYVMAPDDTLAGLCDALVAQNAESLRLVDTCDLDAAVPVPRNVPWFPEDVDAWSVRWVILHVVGELARHAGHADIIRETIDGATMYELIAARENWQPQPWLTPWRSSDTT from the coding sequence ATGCCCGCCCTCGCCCCGCCCGTCGCCGACGAACGTGACGCGCTGCACCAGTACCTGGCCTATCACCAGAGCGCCTTCCTGGCGGTGTCCTACGGCCTGACCGACGAGCAGGCCCGCGCGACCCCGACGGTCAGCGCGTTGTCCATCGGCGGGCTGATCAAACACGCCACCGGTGTGCAGCGGCATTGGATGGCGCGGGTCGCCGCCGCCCCCGGGTCCCCGCCCACCGACACCCTGCCGTTCGCCGAGGCCGCCAGGAGCTACCAAGGCGAGTATGTGATGGCACCGGACGACACGCTGGCCGGGCTGTGCGACGCCTTGGTCGCGCAAAACGCCGAGTCGCTGCGGCTGGTCGACACGTGCGATCTCGACGCCGCCGTGCCGGTGCCGCGCAACGTGCCCTGGTTTCCCGAGGACGTCGACGCCTGGTCGGTGCGGTGGGTGATCCTGCACGTGGTCGGGGAGCTGGCCCGCCACGCCGGCCACGCCGACATCATCCGCGAAACCATCGACGGCGCAACGATGTACGAGCTCATCGCGGCCCGGGAGAATTGGCAACCTCAGCCGTGGTTGACGCCGTGGCGGTCCTCCGACACGACGTGA
- a CDS encoding ABC1 kinase family protein, giving the protein MSSTKHREVAKLDRVPLPVEAARIGATGWQITRTAARVIPKLPGRGGWQQKVIKQMPKTFADLGPTYVKFGQIIASSPGAFGESLSREFRSLLDAVPPAKPAEVHKLFVEDLGAEPAELFAEFDEEPFASASIAQVHYAKLRTGEDVVVKIQRPGIRRRVAADLQILKRFAQLVELAKLGRRLSAQDIVADFADNLAEELDFRLEGQSMEAWVAHLHASPLGRNIRVPTVYWNYTTERVLTMERVEGIRIDDAAAIRKAGFDGTELVKALLFSLFEGGLRHGLFHGDLHAGNLYVDEQGRIVFFDFGIMGRIEPRTRWLLRELVYALLVKKDHAAAGKIVVLMGAVGTTKPEKQAAKDLEAFATPLTMKSLGEMSYAAIGRQLSALADAYDVKLPRELVLIGKQFLYVERYMKLLAPKWQMMSDPQLTGYFANFMVEVSREYDPDSAGVAHGG; this is encoded by the coding sequence ATGAGCTCCACCAAACACCGCGAGGTAGCCAAGCTTGATCGGGTGCCCTTGCCGGTCGAGGCGGCGCGCATCGGTGCGACGGGGTGGCAGATCACCCGTACCGCCGCCCGCGTCATCCCCAAACTGCCGGGCCGTGGCGGCTGGCAGCAGAAGGTCATCAAGCAGATGCCCAAAACCTTCGCCGACCTGGGGCCCACCTACGTCAAGTTCGGGCAGATCATCGCGTCGAGCCCGGGTGCGTTCGGGGAATCGCTGTCCCGCGAATTCCGCAGCCTGCTCGACGCGGTGCCGCCCGCGAAACCGGCCGAAGTGCACAAGCTGTTCGTCGAGGACCTCGGCGCCGAGCCGGCGGAGTTGTTCGCCGAGTTCGACGAGGAGCCGTTCGCCTCCGCGTCGATCGCCCAGGTGCACTACGCCAAGCTGCGCACCGGCGAAGACGTCGTCGTCAAGATCCAGCGGCCGGGAATCCGCCGCCGGGTGGCCGCCGACCTGCAGATCCTGAAACGCTTCGCGCAACTCGTCGAGCTGGCCAAGTTGGGCCGTCGACTCTCCGCCCAGGACATCGTCGCCGACTTCGCCGACAACCTGGCCGAGGAGCTGGACTTCCGCCTGGAGGGACAGTCGATGGAGGCGTGGGTGGCGCACTTGCACGCCTCGCCGCTGGGCCGCAACATCCGGGTGCCGACCGTGTACTGGAACTACACCACCGAGCGGGTCCTGACCATGGAGCGGGTGGAGGGCATCCGCATCGACGACGCGGCGGCGATTCGCAAGGCGGGGTTCGACGGCACCGAGCTGGTCAAGGCGCTGCTGTTTAGCCTGTTCGAGGGTGGGCTGCGGCATGGCCTGTTCCACGGGGACCTGCACGCCGGCAATCTCTACGTCGACGAACAGGGCCGCATCGTGTTCTTCGACTTCGGGATCATGGGCCGCATCGAGCCGCGCACCCGCTGGCTGCTGCGCGAGCTGGTGTATGCGCTGCTGGTCAAAAAGGACCACGCCGCCGCCGGCAAGATCGTCGTGCTGATGGGCGCGGTGGGCACCACCAAACCCGAAAAACAGGCCGCCAAGGACCTGGAGGCGTTTGCCACGCCGTTGACGATGAAGTCGCTGGGCGAGATGTCGTATGCCGCGATCGGCCGGCAGCTCTCGGCGCTGGCCGACGCCTACGACGTGAAGCTGCCCCGCGAGCTGGTGTTGATCGGCAAGCAGTTCCTCTACGTCGAGCGGTATATGAAGCTGCTGGCCCCCAAGTGGCAGATGATGTCGGACCCGCAGCTGACCGGCTACTTCGCCAATTTCATGGTCGAGGTCAGCCGCGAGTACGACCCCGATAGCGCCGGTGTCGCGCATGGCGGATGA
- a CDS encoding alpha/beta fold hydrolase, translating into MADEPQTDAGAVPVRSGTARSGELDIYYEDMGHPDDPAVLLIMGLGAQLLLWRKAFCDKLVADGLRVIRYDNRDVGLSSKFDRRKAGGSRIVNMIKFWLGLRAKSVYTLEDMADDAAAVLDHLGIEQAHVVGASMGGMIAQIFAARFPERTRSLAVIFSSNNRRFLPPPAPRALMAVLNAPPPSSPREVIVDNAVRVTRIIGSPAYPAPEERIRAEAIEGYERSFYPWGIPRHFGAVLASGSLVRYDRRITAPTVVIHGLADKLMRPSGGRAVARAIPGARLVLFEGMGHELPEQLWDRVIGELKANFARAAQVG; encoded by the coding sequence ATGGCGGATGAACCGCAGACCGACGCGGGCGCCGTCCCGGTGCGGTCCGGCACAGCACGCTCGGGCGAGCTGGACATCTACTACGAGGACATGGGTCACCCCGACGACCCGGCGGTACTGCTGATCATGGGCCTGGGCGCGCAGCTGTTGCTGTGGCGCAAGGCGTTCTGCGACAAGCTGGTCGCCGACGGGCTGCGGGTCATCCGCTACGACAACCGCGACGTCGGCCTGTCCAGCAAGTTCGATCGGCGCAAGGCCGGTGGCTCCCGGATCGTCAACATGATCAAGTTCTGGCTGGGCCTGCGCGCCAAGTCGGTGTACACGCTGGAAGACATGGCCGACGACGCCGCCGCAGTGCTCGATCACCTCGGCATCGAACAAGCCCACGTCGTCGGCGCGTCGATGGGCGGGATGATCGCGCAGATCTTCGCGGCGCGCTTCCCCGAGCGGACCCGCTCGCTGGCGGTGATCTTCTCCAGCAACAACCGGCGTTTCCTGCCGCCGCCGGCGCCGCGAGCGTTGATGGCGGTGCTCAACGCGCCGCCGCCGAGCTCGCCGCGCGAGGTGATCGTCGACAACGCGGTGCGGGTCACCCGCATCATCGGCAGCCCCGCCTACCCGGCGCCGGAGGAACGCATCCGCGCGGAGGCGATCGAGGGCTACGAGCGCAGCTTCTACCCGTGGGGCATACCACGGCATTTCGGGGCGGTGCTGGCTAGCGGCAGCCTGGTCCGCTACGACCGGCGGATCACCGCGCCGACCGTGGTGATCCATGGGTTGGCCGACAAGCTGATGCGGCCCTCGGGCGGGCGTGCCGTCGCACGGGCCATCCCCGGGGCACGTCTGGTGCTGTTCGAGGGCATGGGACACGAGCTGCCCGAACAGCTGTGGGATCGGGTGATCGGCGAGCTCAAAGCCAATTTCGCCAGGGCCGCCCAGGTCGGTTAG
- the mmaA2 gene encoding cyclopropane mycolic acid synthase MmaA2 — MAEKLTPHFEDVQAHYDLSDEFFALFLDPTRTYSCAYFERDDMTLEEAQIAKIDLALGKLGLRAGMTLLDVGCGWGATMRRAIEKYDVNVVGLTLSKNQAAYVQQMFDEMDTPRSRRVLLQGWEQFHEPVDRIVSIGAFEHFGHDRYDDFFTMAYDVLPDDGVMLLHTITGLTGPQCIERGIPLTFEMARFIKFIVTEIFPGGRLPSIEMVEEHSAKAGFTLTRRQSLQPHYVKTLEHWAAALQAHKTEAIAIQSEEVYERYMKYLTGCARGFRTGYIDVNQFTLQK; from the coding sequence ATGGCAGAGAAGCTGACGCCGCACTTCGAGGACGTGCAGGCGCACTACGACTTATCCGACGAGTTTTTCGCCCTGTTCCTCGACCCGACCCGCACCTATAGCTGCGCGTATTTCGAGCGTGACGACATGACGCTGGAGGAAGCGCAGATCGCCAAGATCGACCTGGCGCTGGGCAAGCTGGGCCTGCGCGCGGGCATGACACTGCTGGACGTCGGCTGCGGCTGGGGCGCCACCATGCGCCGGGCGATCGAGAAGTACGACGTCAACGTCGTCGGGTTGACGTTGAGCAAGAACCAGGCCGCCTACGTGCAGCAGATGTTCGACGAGATGGATACTCCCCGTTCGCGACGGGTGCTGCTGCAGGGCTGGGAGCAGTTCCACGAGCCCGTCGACCGGATCGTGTCGATCGGCGCGTTCGAGCATTTCGGCCACGACCGCTACGACGACTTCTTCACGATGGCCTACGACGTGCTGCCCGACGACGGCGTGATGCTGCTGCACACCATCACCGGTTTGACCGGGCCGCAGTGCATCGAGCGCGGCATCCCGCTAACGTTCGAGATGGCCCGCTTCATCAAGTTCATCGTCACCGAGATCTTTCCGGGCGGGCGGCTGCCGTCGATCGAAATGGTCGAGGAGCACTCGGCCAAAGCCGGTTTCACGCTGACCCGCAGGCAGTCGCTGCAGCCGCACTACGTGAAGACCCTCGAACACTGGGCAGCCGCCCTGCAGGCACACAAAACCGAGGCCATTGCCATCCAGTCCGAAGAAGTCTACGAACGCTACATGAAATACCTGACCGGGTGCGCGAGGGGATTTCGGACCGGCTACATCGACGTCAACCAATTCACACTGCAAAAGTAG
- a CDS encoding cyclopropane mycolic acid synthase family methyltransferase, which translates to MSDKPTGATTTRTRPEDIQAHYDLSDDFFGLFQDPTRTYSCAYFAREDMTLEEAQIAKIDLNLDKLDLKPGMTLLDVGCGWGTTMKRAIEKYDVNVIGLTLSKNQRDRSLRVLDSIDTNRSHRVLLQGWEDFHEPVDRIVSIEAFEHFGHENYVPYFKNCYAIMPDDGRMTVQSSVSYHPHDPRMRGKRVNFQTARFIKFIITEIFPGGRLPTTEMMVERGQEAGFIVPEPLSLRPHYVKTLTIWGDALEANREKAIEVASEEVYNRYMKYLRGCRDYFADEMLDCSLVTYLKPGAVR; encoded by the coding sequence ATGTCTGACAAACCGACTGGCGCAACGACGACGCGGACGCGCCCCGAAGATATCCAGGCCCACTACGACCTGTCCGACGACTTCTTCGGCCTGTTCCAAGACCCCACCCGGACCTACAGCTGCGCCTACTTCGCGCGCGAGGACATGACGCTGGAAGAGGCGCAGATCGCCAAGATCGACCTGAACCTGGACAAGCTGGACCTCAAGCCCGGCATGACTCTGCTGGACGTCGGGTGCGGCTGGGGCACCACGATGAAGCGGGCGATCGAAAAGTACGACGTCAACGTCATCGGGCTGACGCTGTCGAAGAACCAGCGCGACCGCTCCCTGCGGGTGCTGGACTCGATCGACACCAACCGCTCACATCGGGTGCTGCTGCAGGGCTGGGAGGACTTTCACGAACCCGTCGACCGGATCGTGTCCATCGAGGCTTTCGAGCACTTCGGCCACGAAAACTACGTGCCGTATTTCAAGAACTGTTACGCGATCATGCCCGACGACGGGCGGATGACGGTGCAAAGCAGCGTCAGCTATCACCCGCACGACCCGAGGATGCGCGGCAAGAGGGTCAACTTCCAGACCGCACGCTTTATCAAATTCATCATCACCGAGATATTCCCGGGCGGCCGGCTGCCGACCACCGAGATGATGGTCGAACGCGGCCAGGAAGCCGGTTTCATTGTGCCCGAACCACTTTCGCTGCGGCCGCATTACGTCAAGACGCTGACGATCTGGGGTGATGCGCTGGAAGCCAACCGGGAGAAAGCCATCGAGGTGGCCTCCGAAGAGGTCTACAACCGGTACATGAAATACCTGCGCGGCTGCCGCGACTACTTCGCCGACGAGATGCTGGACTGCAGCCTGGTCACCTACCTCAAACCGGGCGCGGTTCGCTAG
- a CDS encoding YciI family protein, with the protein MQYFALLISKEQDRTLDERAALMTAFEQFHAKAAAAIRAGDALTPPAAAVRITGGPDSPAITDGPFPESAEVACGYYVFDAENLDEALALARDIPVAAYGAVEVWPMFGSFQPSRPLEGTHWLALLLEPPQSAFAPGTPEWQTVAARHGDFMTAAGDHIVGGAALHEPATATTVRVRDGEALLTDGPYVEGAEIANGFYVLSAADRDEAVKLASQIPATTVEVRQLAGVSHL; encoded by the coding sequence ATGCAGTACTTTGCGCTGTTGATCAGCAAGGAGCAGGACCGCACGCTCGACGAACGGGCCGCACTGATGACGGCGTTCGAGCAGTTCCACGCCAAGGCGGCCGCGGCAATCCGGGCCGGTGATGCCCTGACACCGCCGGCGGCCGCGGTGCGCATCACCGGCGGCCCCGACAGCCCGGCCATCACCGACGGCCCGTTCCCCGAATCCGCCGAAGTGGCCTGCGGCTACTACGTATTCGACGCGGAAAACCTCGACGAGGCACTGGCATTGGCGCGTGATATCCCGGTCGCTGCGTACGGGGCGGTCGAAGTCTGGCCGATGTTTGGCTCGTTCCAGCCCAGCAGGCCGCTGGAGGGCACCCACTGGCTGGCTCTGCTGCTGGAACCACCGCAGTCGGCGTTTGCCCCCGGCACACCGGAGTGGCAGACCGTCGCAGCCCGGCACGGCGACTTCATGACCGCGGCCGGCGATCACATCGTGGGCGGGGCCGCGCTGCATGAGCCGGCGACGGCGACCACCGTGCGCGTCCGCGACGGCGAGGCGCTGCTGACCGACGGACCCTACGTCGAGGGCGCCGAAATCGCCAACGGTTTCTATGTGCTGAGCGCCGCAGACCGAGACGAGGCGGTGAAACTCGCGTCGCAGATTCCGGCAACCACCGTCGAGGTGCGCCAGCTTGCTGGGGTCTCGCACCTGTAG